From the Dethiosulfovibrio salsuginis genome, one window contains:
- a CDS encoding outer membrane protein assembly factor BamB family protein translates to MILTASISWGNQSYPEPSHSRYDGGALPASGVPAWTYEAGNGISGSMTWSDGKLYFSDGGGYLHCLNGQDGSVVWKSHFDTLLYGAPQVDSGVLYVGTGSGTIYAIDANTGQVKWSRSLATNPSEITSSAVASSVAVWKNRLVVSNLEGYVFCIDTNNGELLWKFKAPREILSSPIIVEPFVFVGDHAGGFHALNIATGKRSWGGSSGGPIDTSPSYSDGVVYYGGWDGVVHGVQLKSVVPLWHTKGEGALTTDIAVRKGRAFWGTAAGKLYGLSVDKGQILWTIDLDAPPTASLVATDKILFVPGAAGKVFSVDSQNGSIMWTFEASGDIMSSPVIAGGFLYVGTMDGLVYAIR, encoded by the coding sequence ATGATCCTAACGGCCTCAATTTCCTGGGGAAACCAATCCTATCCTGAGCCGAGTCACTCAAGATACGACGGTGGTGCCCTGCCAGCGTCGGGAGTTCCAGCCTGGACCTATGAGGCTGGAAACGGGATATCAGGCTCTATGACCTGGTCCGACGGAAAACTGTACTTCAGCGACGGAGGAGGCTATCTGCACTGTCTCAACGGACAGGACGGATCGGTTGTCTGGAAATCCCATTTCGATACGCTCCTCTACGGAGCCCCTCAGGTCGATTCAGGCGTCCTTTACGTGGGAACTGGGTCGGGAACGATATACGCCATAGACGCCAACACCGGCCAGGTCAAATGGAGCCGGTCCTTAGCCACTAACCCCTCTGAAATAACGTCCAGCGCCGTTGCGTCGTCGGTAGCGGTGTGGAAAAACAGGCTTGTGGTTTCCAACCTAGAGGGCTATGTGTTCTGTATCGACACAAACAACGGTGAACTTTTGTGGAAATTTAAGGCACCTAGAGAAATCCTATCGTCTCCGATAATAGTCGAGCCCTTCGTGTTTGTCGGCGATCATGCAGGAGGGTTTCACGCTCTAAACATAGCCACAGGAAAGAGGTCTTGGGGAGGATCCTCTGGAGGCCCCATAGACACGTCCCCCTCTTACTCCGATGGAGTCGTCTACTACGGAGGGTGGGACGGAGTGGTTCACGGGGTGCAGCTCAAGTCGGTAGTGCCCCTATGGCACACTAAGGGCGAGGGGGCTCTCACCACCGATATAGCCGTAAGAAAAGGCAGAGCCTTCTGGGGGACCGCAGCGGGAAAGCTATACGGACTATCCGTCGATAAAGGGCAGATCCTTTGGACCATAGATCTTGACGCTCCTCCTACCGCTTCTTTAGTGGCCACCGACAAGATCCTTTTCGTGCCAGGAGCCGCCGGAAAGGTGTTCTCCGTGGACTCTCAAAACGGATCTATCATGTGGACCTTTGAGGCTAGCGGCGATATTATGTCCTCCCCTGTAATAGCAGGAGGTTTTCTCTACGTAGGAACTATGGATGGATTGGTCTATGCTATCCGGTAA
- the tadA gene encoding tRNA adenosine(34) deaminase TadA, producing MKKYMTEALKEAELAASEGDIPVGAVVVWKDQVIGRGRNKRRLHHDPTAHAEIVAIREAGEFLKSWNLSDCELYVTLEPCPMCAGAIVQSRIRRLVYGCADPKAGASGTLYDITSDTRLNHRCETLSGVEENRCKKILQDFFILCRSKRTKKSPS from the coding sequence TTGAAAAAATACATGACAGAGGCCCTGAAGGAAGCGGAGCTAGCCGCTTCCGAGGGAGACATACCGGTAGGGGCGGTAGTGGTGTGGAAAGATCAGGTCATAGGCAGAGGAAGAAATAAGCGGAGACTTCACCACGACCCCACCGCCCACGCCGAGATAGTCGCCATAAGAGAGGCAGGAGAGTTCCTGAAATCCTGGAACCTCTCGGACTGCGAGCTTTACGTAACTTTGGAACCGTGCCCTATGTGCGCCGGAGCCATAGTCCAGTCCAGGATAAGGCGGCTTGTCTACGGTTGCGCGGACCCTAAGGCAGGGGCGAGCGGAACCCTCTACGACATAACCTCCGACACCAGGCTCAACCATCGCTGTGAGACCCTATCAGGTGTGGAGGAAAACAGGTGCAAAAAGATCCTCCAGGATTTTTTCATCCTTTGCAGATCTAAACGCACAAAAAAAAGTCCTTCCTAG
- the recQ gene encoding DNA helicase RecQ, with protein sequence MESPLDILRRVFGYDEFRLQQGQAIEHVMAGGDCLVLMPTGGGKSLCYQIPALARPGMGLVVSPLIALMEDQVKALRQNGVNASYMNSTMGYEEFLSVSRAALRGELDVLYVAPERVMKENFIDFLSRLKLSVIAIDEAHCVSQWGHDFRPEYLRLGALGRLFPDVPRIAVTATADEITRKEIIARLDLSRGQLFVSGFDRPNINYQVVLKDSPRRQLLAFIKEKHIGHSGIVYCMTRKKTEDTAQWLSSQGIDAMAYHGGMDGDSRREYQRRFQEEDGVVMVATIAFGMGIDKPDVRFVAHLDMPKSLAAYYQETGRAGRDGLPADAWMAYGMTDVTGQLRLIEMSDGDQAFKRINRQNLDVMLGYCETTECRRKTLLSFFGDSCPVPCGNCDTCDHPVSTWDGTIHAQKALSCVYRTGQIYGTGHLIDVLLGKSTPKVLEVGHDKVSTFGIGKDLDEKRWRSVFRQLLALGLVAMDPQGYGGLRLSRESKPVLKGERPVFFRFDPEKSSKMSKIKTKSPLREKAILPEGSLWEALRAKRMELAKAQGVPAYVIFHDSTMLEIAQAMPSTLGEFSCIEGVGSKKLELYGPAFLDVLDSFR encoded by the coding sequence GTGGAAAGCCCTTTGGATATTCTGCGCAGAGTTTTTGGTTACGACGAGTTCCGGCTACAGCAGGGACAGGCAATAGAGCACGTCATGGCGGGAGGGGACTGTCTCGTCCTGATGCCCACAGGAGGGGGAAAATCGCTGTGTTATCAGATTCCTGCCCTCGCCCGACCTGGGATGGGGCTGGTTGTCTCCCCTCTGATAGCCCTGATGGAGGATCAGGTGAAAGCCCTGAGACAGAACGGGGTAAACGCCTCCTACATGAACTCCACTATGGGTTACGAGGAGTTTCTGTCGGTGTCTCGGGCGGCTTTAAGAGGGGAGCTGGACGTGCTCTACGTCGCCCCTGAGAGGGTTATGAAGGAGAATTTTATCGACTTCCTCTCCCGGCTGAAGCTCTCGGTTATAGCCATAGACGAAGCCCACTGCGTCTCCCAGTGGGGGCACGACTTTCGCCCCGAATATCTCAGGCTCGGAGCGTTGGGACGGCTTTTCCCCGATGTTCCCAGGATAGCCGTCACCGCCACCGCCGACGAGATAACCAGAAAAGAGATAATCGCCAGATTGGACCTATCCAGAGGTCAGCTCTTCGTCTCCGGTTTCGACAGGCCTAACATAAACTACCAGGTTGTCCTCAAGGACAGCCCCCGCCGTCAGCTGCTGGCCTTCATAAAGGAAAAGCACATAGGTCATTCGGGAATAGTCTACTGTATGACCAGAAAGAAGACCGAGGACACCGCTCAGTGGCTTTCATCTCAGGGTATAGACGCCATGGCATACCACGGAGGAATGGACGGCGACAGCAGGAGAGAGTACCAGCGACGATTTCAGGAGGAAGACGGAGTCGTCATGGTGGCCACCATCGCCTTCGGAATGGGGATAGACAAGCCCGACGTTCGTTTCGTGGCCCACCTGGATATGCCTAAAAGCCTAGCAGCCTACTATCAGGAGACCGGCAGGGCCGGGAGGGACGGCCTTCCCGCCGATGCCTGGATGGCCTACGGTATGACCGACGTGACCGGGCAGCTCCGGCTTATCGAGATGTCCGACGGAGATCAGGCTTTCAAAAGGATAAATCGCCAAAACCTGGACGTTATGCTGGGATACTGTGAGACCACCGAATGCCGAAGAAAGACATTGCTCTCTTTCTTCGGCGATAGCTGCCCCGTTCCCTGCGGCAACTGCGATACCTGTGACCATCCGGTGTCGACCTGGGACGGAACCATTCACGCTCAAAAGGCCCTATCATGCGTCTACAGAACCGGCCAAATTTACGGTACAGGGCACCTCATCGACGTTCTGTTGGGCAAAAGCACCCCTAAGGTCCTGGAGGTCGGTCACGATAAAGTATCGACCTTCGGCATAGGAAAGGACCTCGACGAAAAGCGGTGGAGATCGGTTTTTAGGCAGCTTCTGGCCCTCGGCCTCGTCGCTATGGACCCTCAGGGCTACGGCGGACTGAGGCTCAGCCGGGAAAGCAAACCGGTCCTAAAAGGGGAGAGGCCCGTCTTCTTCAGGTTTGACCCTGAAAAATCGAGCAAGATGAGCAAGATAAAGACGAAATCACCTCTCAGGGAAAAGGCTATCCTCCCGGAAGGCTCTCTCTGGGAGGCCTTGAGGGCAAAGAGAATGGAGTTAGCAAAGGCCCAGGGAGTCCCCGCCTACGTCATATTCCACGACTCCACCATGCTGGAGATAGCCCAGGCGATGCCCAGCACTCTAGGGGAGTTCAGCTGTATCGAGGGAGTCGGATCCAAAAAACTGGAGCTCTACGGCCCCGCTTTTTTGGATGTGCTGGATTCTTTTCGATAG
- a CDS encoding SurA N-terminal domain-containing protein — MLRTLRTQVKWILVFFLACFVLAIPLMYGVGGGGKSGGGNGDYAVAEIDGKKVMFSQMIQYAQNYVDSAGVKDITSSDIPMIYRMVLDQMVIREALDKQVKAMGIKPSKEELDKAVAEISDQFPTKEAFQQYLKESGVSMENLRKQLEGQISEQMLLNEASAAAVVTDEELQELYDNLKDFVFTAPEGFEVMAAEFSSRENADKAYESLVAGDSWSDVMGGFTSEDLKGYTEDGKFTFLRKDSISENLAFVVSMDDGTYYEPVEMASDDFLVLYRSGFRDKEVTDFAEAKEQLSSMVLGQKQQDLQRAFLDEISEKVKVKILDPSIFPQEQAEDTAVSVDKVSPDAEQ, encoded by the coding sequence ATGTTAAGGACGCTTCGTACACAGGTAAAATGGATCTTGGTGTTTTTCCTCGCGTGTTTCGTGCTGGCGATCCCCCTTATGTACGGGGTTGGCGGTGGAGGTAAGAGCGGCGGAGGCAACGGGGATTACGCTGTTGCCGAGATAGACGGCAAGAAAGTCATGTTCAGTCAGATGATCCAGTACGCCCAGAACTACGTCGATAGCGCTGGTGTAAAGGACATAACCTCCTCCGATATACCTATGATCTACCGTATGGTTCTGGATCAGATGGTTATCAGAGAGGCCCTGGACAAACAGGTAAAGGCTATGGGGATAAAGCCCTCTAAAGAGGAGCTGGATAAAGCTGTAGCGGAGATTTCCGACCAGTTCCCCACCAAAGAGGCCTTCCAGCAGTACCTGAAGGAGAGCGGAGTCTCCATGGAAAACCTGAGAAAGCAGCTGGAGGGTCAGATATCCGAGCAGATGCTTCTCAACGAAGCCTCCGCAGCTGCGGTGGTAACAGATGAAGAACTTCAGGAGCTTTACGATAACCTTAAAGACTTCGTGTTTACCGCACCTGAGGGATTTGAGGTCATGGCTGCCGAATTCTCCTCCAGAGAAAACGCCGATAAGGCTTATGAATCTCTCGTAGCGGGGGACAGCTGGAGCGACGTTATGGGAGGCTTTACGTCCGAGGACCTTAAAGGGTACACAGAGGACGGTAAGTTCACCTTCCTGAGGAAGGATTCTATCAGCGAGAACCTCGCTTTTGTAGTCTCCATGGACGATGGAACCTACTACGAGCCTGTCGAGATGGCTAGCGACGATTTCCTGGTTCTCTATCGGTCCGGTTTCAGGGATAAAGAGGTGACCGACTTCGCCGAGGCTAAAGAGCAGCTTAGCTCTATGGTGTTAGGCCAGAAGCAACAGGACCTCCAGAGGGCCTTCCTGGACGAGATCTCCGAGAAGGTCAAAGTAAAAATCCTTGATCCCTCTATCTTCCCACAGGAGCAGGCTGAGGATACAGCGGTCTCGGTGGATAAAGTCAGTCCCGACGCAGAACAGTAA
- a CDS encoding DNA polymerase, producing MSGPVMLIDGHGLAYRAFYAVPELTAPDGTPTNALVGFFNMMARLKKQWKPTSLSVVFDAPGPTFRHEMFKEYKAGRKPTPEEFKVQLPILKDMIDALGIPVLSKEGVEADDVLGAMAREMASRGTPVLVVTSDKDMLQILDEGITVVRPGKGITSFKSWDRDTFISEYGFLPERMADYLALVGDTADNVPGVPGIGDKTARRLLSSYGSLDGIYANLDGLTPSQRKKFEENSDLVRKSLVLTTLCSDCIPEGAEVLADRGRFMSLCRDMGMKVLEKILPDLIEEEVWETMELEPDVPCVSPLSPLSLQPVSLESLMESEKLAVHSIWSGEYPMDVRPERIALCDPTGRYWEGDRLPDKVIEALSRKSLITSDYKRLFASSIIGDRCPEIWDLRSVDYLLHPDRSSHDLWTILGDQVPSSMIGQTAELWSLKDRFSQSLSEMNLSGLLSSLDLPLVPVLVRMEKRGIAIDRGGMEGVIVDLEARIKEISEHISSMAGEINLNSPKQVGELLFNRLGLPPIKKTKTGYSTDVTVLEQLAELSIEQSEIPRLLLEHREISKMLSGFAVPLLKADRDGIIHSTFEADTTGTGRLSSRDPNLQNLPVYGEWSQRICKCLVPKGKDRCFVAADYSQIELRILAHISGEPRLLEVFEKGRDIHTETAAMVFGLDPSLVTKELRRSAKMVAFGLLYGMSAFGLAKRLGVGQAEAKDIMSRYFKALPGVEAYMTKSSDMAISSGYTETLLGRRRPLNEVETGNARDKGHMKRVAINSPIQGTAADLAKKAMIEVDRSLQGGEMVLQVHDSIVCECHCDDREEVMRSLQNIMESAASLSVPLVTEGKIGDSLSEV from the coding sequence ATGAGTGGTCCTGTAATGCTTATAGACGGGCACGGCCTGGCTTACAGAGCTTTTTACGCCGTGCCGGAGCTTACCGCCCCTGACGGAACCCCCACTAACGCATTAGTGGGCTTTTTCAACATGATGGCGAGGCTGAAAAAACAGTGGAAGCCGACCTCCCTATCGGTCGTCTTCGATGCCCCAGGCCCTACCTTTCGGCACGAGATGTTCAAAGAGTACAAAGCGGGCAGGAAGCCTACCCCCGAGGAGTTTAAGGTTCAACTTCCTATACTCAAAGACATGATCGATGCTCTAGGAATACCGGTTCTGTCAAAAGAGGGAGTGGAGGCGGACGATGTATTAGGGGCGATGGCCAGGGAAATGGCCTCTCGAGGGACTCCGGTATTGGTGGTAACCTCGGACAAGGATATGTTACAGATCCTGGACGAAGGGATAACAGTGGTAAGGCCTGGAAAGGGCATCACCAGCTTCAAATCGTGGGATAGAGACACCTTTATCTCGGAGTATGGATTTCTACCGGAGAGGATGGCCGACTATCTGGCCCTGGTAGGAGACACCGCCGATAACGTTCCTGGTGTCCCGGGGATAGGGGATAAAACGGCGAGACGGCTGCTTAGTTCCTATGGGTCCCTTGACGGAATCTACGCAAACCTCGACGGTTTAACCCCCTCCCAGAGGAAGAAGTTTGAGGAAAACTCCGATCTGGTCAGAAAATCTCTGGTGCTGACCACCCTCTGTTCCGATTGCATCCCCGAGGGGGCGGAGGTCCTGGCGGATAGAGGGCGATTTATGTCCCTCTGTCGGGATATGGGCATGAAGGTTCTGGAAAAGATCCTTCCCGACCTGATAGAGGAGGAGGTCTGGGAGACCATGGAGCTCGAACCGGATGTCCCCTGCGTATCGCCTTTATCCCCTCTTTCGCTCCAGCCCGTCTCTCTCGAATCTCTGATGGAATCGGAGAAATTGGCGGTTCACTCGATCTGGTCCGGTGAATACCCTATGGACGTAAGACCTGAGAGGATAGCCCTGTGCGACCCTACCGGTCGCTATTGGGAGGGCGATAGGTTGCCCGATAAGGTTATCGAGGCTTTGTCCCGTAAATCTCTGATAACCTCCGACTACAAAAGGCTCTTTGCCTCGTCGATAATAGGGGATAGGTGTCCTGAGATCTGGGATCTGAGATCGGTGGACTATCTGCTCCACCCTGATCGAAGCTCTCACGATCTATGGACTATTCTAGGGGATCAGGTTCCCTCCTCCATGATAGGCCAGACAGCCGAACTTTGGAGCTTAAAGGATAGGTTCTCTCAAAGCCTCTCTGAGATGAACCTGTCCGGCCTTCTCAGTAGCCTCGACCTGCCGCTGGTTCCCGTATTGGTCAGAATGGAGAAAAGAGGCATAGCCATAGACCGAGGCGGGATGGAGGGAGTCATAGTCGACCTGGAGGCCAGGATAAAGGAGATCTCAGAACATATATCCTCCATGGCGGGGGAGATAAACCTCAACTCCCCTAAACAGGTGGGAGAGCTTCTTTTCAACAGGCTAGGGCTTCCTCCGATAAAAAAGACCAAAACAGGCTATTCCACCGACGTCACCGTTTTGGAGCAGTTGGCGGAGCTCTCGATAGAACAGAGCGAGATCCCTAGACTGCTCCTGGAGCATAGAGAGATATCCAAAATGCTCAGTGGTTTTGCCGTTCCTCTCCTGAAAGCGGACAGGGACGGAATTATCCACAGTACCTTTGAGGCGGACACGACTGGAACCGGACGGCTGAGCAGCAGAGATCCTAACTTGCAGAATTTGCCGGTTTACGGCGAATGGTCCCAGAGGATCTGCAAGTGTCTGGTGCCTAAAGGCAAGGACCGTTGTTTCGTCGCGGCGGACTACTCCCAGATAGAGCTGAGGATTCTCGCCCATATATCGGGAGAACCTAGGCTCCTCGAGGTGTTCGAAAAGGGCAGGGATATCCATACCGAGACCGCTGCTATGGTTTTTGGCCTCGATCCTTCTCTGGTGACAAAGGAGCTTCGTAGATCCGCCAAGATGGTGGCCTTTGGCCTTCTTTATGGCATGAGTGCCTTTGGGTTGGCCAAAAGGCTTGGGGTCGGCCAGGCCGAGGCGAAGGATATTATGTCCAGATATTTCAAAGCCCTGCCGGGAGTCGAGGCCTATATGACTAAAAGCTCCGATATGGCTATATCCTCGGGATACACCGAGACCTTACTCGGCAGGAGAAGGCCTCTGAACGAGGTTGAAACAGGCAACGCCAGGGACAAAGGCCATATGAAAAGGGTCGCCATAAACTCGCCTATACAGGGAACCGCCGCGGATCTGGCCAAAAAGGCCATGATAGAGGTGGACAGATCCCTCCAGGGAGGGGAGATGGTCCTTCAGGTACACGACTCTATAGTTTGCGAATGCCACTGTGACGATCGGGAGGAGGTTATGAGATCTCTTCAGAATATAATGGAGTCAGCGGCCTCCCTTTCGGTCCCATTGGTCACCGAAGGTAAAATAGGCGATTCTCTATCGGAAGTGTAG
- the gltX gene encoding glutamate--tRNA ligase yields MKKTRVRFAPSPTGALHIGGAHTALFNWLWARHTGGSFILRIEDTDRARSTEEYEQTIMDGMKWMNLDWDEGPDVGGDYGPYRQAERLDLYGKYAEELLEQGKAYRDGDAIIFKVPLGEDIGFQDVVYGSIEVISDSLKDGRTGEMKDIVLIKSDGMPTYNFAVVVDDHLMEISHVIRGEDHISNTPKQVLLYKALGWELPQFAHLPMILGKDKKKLSKRHGATSVYDYRDMGYMPDSVFNFLALLGWSPAGDREIFGRDLAIEEFELKDVNRKPSVLDMDKLNFVNQGHLHALPVTEKIAMLKPFWEEAGVDLSKLEESYMEKAFDMMGGRGRTVKDLAEFTDYFLDFAPVTKRYKGDVDDNTRKTLKGFFSGLVALESWTATSMEAFARDWTAANDVKLKDVAMPMRFAITGHKVSPGIFELAEFLGKDEIRRRLEHFNFL; encoded by the coding sequence ATGAAAAAGACGAGAGTGAGATTTGCTCCCAGTCCCACCGGGGCACTTCACATAGGGGGAGCCCACACAGCCCTGTTCAACTGGCTCTGGGCCAGGCACACAGGAGGATCATTTATCCTTAGAATAGAGGACACCGACAGGGCCAGATCCACAGAGGAATACGAGCAGACCATCATGGACGGGATGAAGTGGATGAACCTGGACTGGGACGAAGGACCGGACGTAGGGGGAGACTACGGCCCCTATCGCCAGGCGGAAAGGCTTGACCTGTACGGAAAATACGCCGAGGAGCTTCTGGAGCAAGGCAAGGCCTACAGGGACGGAGATGCCATTATCTTCAAGGTTCCCCTCGGGGAGGATATAGGCTTCCAAGACGTAGTTTACGGCTCTATAGAGGTTATCAGCGACTCCCTAAAAGACGGCAGGACCGGCGAGATGAAGGATATCGTCCTCATAAAGAGCGACGGAATGCCGACCTACAACTTCGCAGTGGTGGTAGACGACCACCTCATGGAGATAAGCCACGTCATAAGAGGAGAGGACCACATCTCTAACACCCCTAAGCAGGTCCTGCTCTACAAGGCCCTTGGCTGGGAGCTTCCCCAGTTCGCCCACCTGCCGATGATTCTGGGCAAGGACAAGAAAAAACTCTCAAAGAGACACGGGGCCACCAGCGTCTACGATTACAGGGACATGGGCTATATGCCCGACTCTGTATTCAACTTCCTGGCCCTCCTGGGCTGGTCTCCCGCCGGAGACAGGGAGATATTCGGAAGGGATCTGGCCATAGAGGAGTTTGAGTTAAAAGACGTCAACAGAAAGCCCTCGGTGCTCGATATGGACAAGCTCAACTTCGTCAACCAGGGTCACCTCCATGCCCTGCCTGTGACGGAGAAGATCGCCATGCTCAAACCCTTCTGGGAGGAGGCGGGGGTGGATCTGTCCAAGCTTGAGGAGAGCTACATGGAGAAGGCCTTCGACATGATGGGAGGCAGGGGAAGGACGGTAAAGGATCTGGCGGAGTTCACCGACTATTTTCTCGACTTCGCTCCTGTCACCAAAAGGTATAAAGGGGACGTAGACGATAACACCAGAAAGACCCTCAAGGGTTTTTTCTCCGGTCTTGTCGCCCTGGAAAGCTGGACGGCTACATCGATGGAGGCCTTCGCCAGAGACTGGACGGCAGCGAACGACGTCAAGCTGAAAGACGTCGCTATGCCTATGAGGTTCGCCATCACAGGACATAAGGTGAGCCCAGGCATATTCGAGCTAGCGGAGTTTTTAGGAAAAGACGAGATACGTCGCAGGCTTGAGCACTTTAACTTTTTATAA
- a CDS encoding 4Fe-4S binding protein has translation MLNWMSVQIIRHLFCRCFTNPYPVDHMPDDLTGALEAAGKGEISLNDPVETWGRFRGKVGYDKNTCIGCGMCIKVCPANAIHRSPDEPKKIVVYNDRCCFCAQCNDICPVDALTMTQDFAISTYDRKSNVTLDSGKAERKPFQKEWTYREGEIPEVPETKGPVEKEVYSVIEEKCVGCTICAKVCPTKAIEGKVKEKHVIDPEKCVACGLCEEKCPKDAIEKKTVTL, from the coding sequence ATGCTTAACTGGATGTCCGTGCAGATTATTCGCCATCTCTTCTGTCGGTGTTTCACAAACCCCTATCCTGTGGATCATATGCCCGACGATCTTACCGGAGCGTTAGAGGCAGCGGGAAAGGGAGAGATATCCCTCAACGATCCCGTCGAGACGTGGGGCCGTTTCAGAGGTAAGGTGGGTTACGATAAAAACACCTGTATCGGCTGTGGAATGTGCATAAAGGTATGTCCCGCAAACGCCATACACCGGTCTCCCGATGAGCCTAAAAAGATCGTCGTGTATAACGACCGTTGCTGTTTCTGTGCCCAGTGTAACGACATCTGCCCTGTGGACGCTCTTACCATGACCCAGGACTTCGCCATATCGACTTACGACAGAAAGTCAAACGTCACCCTGGATTCAGGTAAGGCGGAAAGAAAGCCATTCCAGAAGGAGTGGACCTACCGAGAGGGAGAGATTCCCGAGGTCCCGGAGACCAAGGGGCCGGTGGAGAAAGAGGTCTATTCGGTCATAGAGGAAAAATGCGTCGGCTGTACCATCTGTGCTAAGGTATGTCCCACCAAGGCGATAGAGGGCAAGGTCAAGGAAAAACACGTAATTGACCCGGAAAAATGCGTCGCCTGCGGCTTGTGCGAGGAAAAATGCCCTAAAGACGCCATAGAGAAAAAGACGGTGACACTATAA
- a CDS encoding respiratory chain complex I subunit 1 family protein — MILGFVMRTVAGVALMLLATVLAVLFEGVDRKLNAIMQRRMGPPLLQPVYDILKLLGKENIVPRWANPVFFHGGPVVAMVATMMVFLYIPIGSIPPVLSGRGDLILVLYLLSLSGVAVAIGGFASGSPIANVGAQREMVLMMSYELPLAVVVSTLAWFVYRMGIPGHPFSLETYVATSIWSMAGRAGFLGLICLFIALLTVIPGETGKGLMDIPEAKTEILEGVTVEYSGVNLALLHVAFNLKCAAISALVVSLFFPFSLGGALGLSGGLKALVDFPWFWAKVFMVSVFGVTFLRTAFGRLKIWQASRFYWAQVGALSLAGMILISVDVLLR; from the coding sequence ATGATTTTAGGCTTTGTCATGAGAACGGTGGCAGGAGTTGCCCTTATGCTCCTGGCGACGGTCCTAGCGGTCCTCTTCGAGGGAGTTGACCGGAAGCTCAACGCTATAATGCAGCGTCGTATGGGCCCCCCTCTGCTCCAGCCTGTCTACGATATCCTCAAGCTGTTGGGCAAGGAGAATATTGTGCCTCGGTGGGCAAATCCGGTGTTCTTCCACGGTGGCCCGGTGGTGGCTATGGTCGCCACCATGATGGTGTTTCTCTACATCCCTATAGGATCGATCCCTCCTGTTCTCAGCGGTAGAGGGGATCTTATCCTCGTCCTCTATCTCCTGAGCCTTTCTGGGGTCGCCGTCGCCATCGGCGGCTTTGCCAGCGGTTCCCCTATCGCTAACGTAGGAGCTCAGAGGGAGATGGTCCTCATGATGAGCTACGAGCTTCCTCTTGCGGTGGTGGTCTCCACACTTGCCTGGTTTGTCTACCGTATGGGGATACCGGGACATCCCTTCTCCCTGGAGACCTACGTCGCCACGTCGATCTGGTCGATGGCGGGCAGGGCGGGCTTTTTGGGGCTTATCTGCCTCTTTATAGCCCTTCTTACGGTCATTCCAGGGGAGACAGGCAAGGGGCTTATGGATATCCCCGAAGCCAAGACGGAGATACTGGAAGGGGTCACCGTCGAATACTCCGGGGTGAACCTGGCCCTGCTTCACGTGGCCTTCAACCTAAAATGTGCCGCTATATCCGCTTTAGTGGTCAGCCTGTTTTTCCCCTTTTCCCTGGGAGGGGCTTTGGGCCTATCCGGTGGGCTGAAGGCTTTGGTGGACTTCCCGTGGTTCTGGGCGAAAGTCTTTATGGTCTCGGTCTTTGGGGTAACATTTTTGAGGACCGCTTTCGGCCGGCTTAAGATCTGGCAGGCCTCCCGTTTTTACTGGGCTCAGGTCGGTGCCCTTTCCCTTGCGGGGATGATCCTTATTTCCGTAGATGTGCTTCTCAGGTAG